The DNA segment TCTTCTAATCGGAGGGATGTCTTTGCAACCCAGGCAACTGTATTTTGACTGACCCCACGCAGCCCCTTTTTTACCTCCTGGTCTTGGCATCAGAGACAGTCTCTGTTGACCCCTAACCACCCATATCAAGTCATCTTATATTACCATGGATGCAAGTTCGCAACGGTCATGTTTCTGGCTTGATTCTGCTCCCATTTGAATACTAAGGAGAAGAACGTAATGCTATGGTacgagatggagaggaactACAGAACAGAGAAAAAGGATGACAATGTAAACCTTCACTCAGGCTGGTCAAAGCCCCTAGATGAGGTCGACAGGATCGAGATTCGGTCAACTATTATGTAGACACTCTGCCCCACAAAATGACCAGCAAAAGTAAGTTAACCTATATTATATTATATCCCATACCTCAAAAGACACATTAGGTCATAAGCCTTTTAACTAGAAAGGCCCATTAACTctctttaaaggcctatcGGCTGTCTTCAAAGGCCTATTCGCTATCTTCAAAATCATAACGACCATTCTTTGAAAGCATAATTTACAATATGATATGGGTAAACCTACTTGTGTGTGTCAActattttgtggtgagggtgataGGGTCATCCCCCACGCCTTGTCGCTCATAAACTCATCTCCTCAAGAGTGAAATGCATTGGACCTTTTTCCGCTTGGGCTGCATGATCCATCATTCTCAGCCACTGTCCTCCCTAGAGGTGAACTCTATCTAACACGATTTATGCTTTCCTCCAGCAACTTCCGGATGTTTTGGAGGACCTCCTGACTGGGATCAAGGACTGGCATCTCCCGCGGGGGTTCTTCCTCTCTGTAACCATATTCGCAGAGTAATTTTACACAATCGGCATGCTTGTGTTTGTCAAGATAGCCCATTGCACTCTCGCCGTCATTGTTCCGCACGTTGACATCCGCCCCATGCTCCACCAAAAGATGCATAACCGATGACGGGCTTACTTGCATCGCAGCCAATATGAGAGCAGTGTTGCCCTCTTGATCGCTCCGCGCGTCCACATCCGCGCCGTTCTCGACCAAGAGACGCACAGTTGACAAGTGACCGCCATCTATAGCCCACATGAGAGCAGTGAAGCCGCCTTCATCTCTCGCATCGATGTCAGCGCCGCGGTCGAGCAGCTCCCTGATATGGGCATCCCTTCCACGACTCGCCGCACTACGGAGCCCCGTCCTGGTCAGCCACATGTTGTCGATCTTGAGCCTCCCCTTTTCGGGCTCCGCTAGGTACTCGTGATGGAGATCAACGCAGTCCATGACTGACACgccgttgaccgtcttgGCCTGGGCGTCGGCGCCGCTCTCAAGCAGCATCTTGACAAAGCAGGTTCGTTTCCTCAGTATGGAAATGTGTAATGGCGTCCAGCCGTCCGGGCCGCCATGGATCGGAGCCCCGGCCTGCAGCAAGGCCTCCCCTGCCTCCACCTGTCCATGGTGCACAGCTATGTGCAAGGCGGACCACCCCCCTCTGTCCGTCAAAGACACGACGGCGCCGTGCTGAATAAGCAGGTCAACGACGGCTCTGTTTCCTGATTTTACCGCTTTGAAAAGGGCTGTGCGTCCCTCGTTGGTCTTTGAGTTCACGTCAATGCCCATCTCTAAGAGCAACCGGACAGTCGACACGTGATGCTGTCCTGCGGTATGGTCCAGCGCTGAATAGTCGCTCGGGTCCCGTGACGTTAGAATGGAAGGGTTGTGTTCGATGAGGATGCGGACGATGGCGTCAAAACCCGCAGGCGCCGCTTCATCTAGCGCCGTCCAGCCGCCCGTATCGCGAATCAGACTGTTTGCCCcaagttggagaaggcgcTCTACGACGGTTGTTTGCCCTTCTCTTGCTGCATCGATCAAGGCGGTACGGCCGTTGGGTGAGTCGGTAACGTCTATCGTGGCACCTCGCTCGGCCAGCAGCTTCACAACTTTCTCGTATCCATTGAACGCTGCTGCGTGCAGCGCCGTGTGATGCTCTCCGCCTCGAGCATCAACATCCGCTCCGTGGTCAATAAGCAGTGTCGCGCACTCTTCATGGCCGTAGCAGCATGCCCCTTGCAGTGCGTAGCCGTAATCACCCGCATACTGGTTTACCTGGGCTCCTTTAGCAAGCAACATCTTGATGACATCCCGATGTCCTTTGCAGGCTGCTGCCTGCAGAGCTGTCCCGTACCGGCCGCCTACAGCATCAACATCTAGCCCTTGGGCGAGTAGCTGTCTGACTGAATCAGCCAGGCCGGCGTGGGCAGCGTAGTACAGAGCCGATGGTAGCGACTCGACGGACCGGGAGATATCGGGATTGTGAATCCACGGCGTGTCTGGATCAAAATACCTGATGTACttttgaggggtggtgagaagcTCCACGCAAAGACAGTTTAGGTTGATGTGCACATCATTTTCCCCCAGAAGGTGTtgggagatggtgggagaCAGACCAAAGACTCTCAGGACCTGAGTGATAAGTTCAATGATCAACAGCGACATAATTATCAGCGTGCCAGATGACTGATCAGTCgcagcggcggtggttgCAGCGGTGGTTGTAACATGGACATGATAGGACCAGAACTGCGCAGCATATCGGGCAAGCGGGTAGGTCTTTGGGGAATCCTCTGGGGTGTCGATTTGTTGAAGGTAGACAATACACGCTTCCGCTATGCTCTGGTGTGCTGATAGTTTCGTTATATGAAAAATCTTCGCCGGCGAACCGACAATCTTGCTCCCTGTAAGGTAGTCTCGGACGGACAAGTGGGCTAGCCGCAGTTCTTTGTGCGGCTCGCCTTTTGACTtgaccagcaccaccgagaCCAGATTGCTATGCTTGTGAATGAATCTCGTTGCATTTACTAACCGTCGTCGGGGATCGTAGTGCGGCCGCGAATTCGTCCCTTGGTCAATCGCAAACACTTCGGCCATTTCTTCGAGCTTCAGCGGCCGCTTTGAGTAACACAACCATTGCAAAATATGGCGAAACCCTTgactcctcctctcttcgACTGTCAAGAGCTCCCTTTCGTAGATCTCTTCGAGCGTGGCGGGTAAGGACTTGAGAGCTTCATCTAGTTCTTGGATGGTATGACACCCCCACAGGACCTGAAGCTGGCAAGCAACCCATCTGAAGCTGAGGCAGGCAACAATGATCAGCTATGAAAgatgcttttttttttttttttttttttttttgggctgGCAGCAGACTCACTTTCCGTGCGATGCTTCAATAAGGGATTCCGCAATCTTGTCTCTTTCGGGCGAATTCCAATCGCTGAACATCCCATTTTCATCTGACAGTGTTGCCAGGACATGATGTTTGACGTCCTCGCCGACACCGCTTTCAATAGATATGGTGCGGCTATCCCAGTCGCGTTTCGGAATCTCCACACCGAGCTCGGTTCGACTCGTAAGCAGAACACGGAGTTGAGGCAGCTTCCATTGGCCGACCATGATGttgaggagtttgagaaaCTCCACCTTCTCTTTGCTTTCGTCTACGGCATCGATAACAAGATAACACGGCGAGAAAAGCTCGATGATGTTACGGAGTGTTTGGCAGAGCTCTTCCACCGTCGGCTGCGTTGTTCCATTCCGGTGTCGCTTGTATAGTGTTTTGAGGGGTTGTATTACCGAACGATTTTGCATTTGCGCCGATAGTTGCACAATGAGCGACCGGACGAGTGTGTGGTGATCTTGAGATGTCGAGGCGTCCGTAAAGTCAAAGTAAAAGTAGG comes from the Podospora pseudocomata strain CBS 415.72m chromosome 5, whole genome shotgun sequence genome and includes:
- a CDS encoding hypothetical protein (EggNog:ENOG50KOG4177; COG:I), encoding MAETIGLAGSLAGLVTAGLAVCKGLTEYYKTYKSAEKDIQLLCEEVDNLTRILQNLDAAIKDGGSRLEVEAPAEGPVKACRDRITALEEELKHVTGSDNGRNPPVDNIKLFTRFKRTLYPFKEKTLKDLRDNVSKANEILHQAATSILIRQNNKILDTMNQFYEKEDSKEILRWLDPPNPSQRQFIASSKRRDNTGAWFVDNNENEFWTWKESLRSVLWIQGRAGCGKTVLCSTIINHLIDHCQHQATSGIAYFYFDFTDASTSQDHHTLVRSLIVQLSAQMQNRSVIQPLKTLYKRHRNGTTQPTVEELCQTLRNIIELFSPCYLVIDAVDESKEKVEFLKLLNIMVGQWKLPQLRVLLTSRTELGVEIPKRDWDSRTISIESGVGEDVKHHVLATLSDENGMFSDWNSPERDKIAESLIEASHGNFRWVACQLQVLWGCHTIQELDEALKSLPATLEEIYERELLTVEERRSQGFRHILQWLCYSKRPLKLEEMAEVFAIDQGTNSRPHYDPRRRLVNATRFIHKHSNLVSVVLVKSKGEPHKELRLAHLSVRDYLTGSKIVGSPAKIFHITKLSAHQSIAEACIVYLQQIDTPEDSPKTYPLARYAAQFWSYHVHVTTTAATTAAATDQSSGTLIIMSLLIIELITQVLRVFGLSPTISQHLLGENDVHINLNCLCVELLTTPQKYIRYFDPDTPWIHNPDISRSVESLPSALYYAAHAGLADSVRQLLAQGLDVDAVGGRYGTALQAAACKGHRDVIKMLLAKGAQVNQYAGDYGYALQGACCYGHEECATLLIDHGADVDARGGEHHTALHAAAFNGYEKVVKLLAERGATIDVTDSPNGRTALIDAAREGQTTVVERLLQLGANSLIRDTGGWTALDEAAPAGFDAIVRILIEHNPSILTSRDPSDYSALDHTAGQHHVSTVRLLLEMGIDVNSKTNEGRTALFKAVKSGNRAVVDLLIQHGAVVSLTDRGGWSALHIAVHHGQVEAGEALLQAGAPIHGGPDGWTPLHISILRKRTCFVKMLLESGADAQAKTVNGVSVMDCVDLHHEYLAEPEKGRLKIDNMWLTRTGLRSAASRGRDAHIRELLDRGADIDARDEGGFTALMWAIDGGHLSTVRLLVENGADVDARSDQEGNTALILAAMQVSPSSVMHLLVEHGADVNVRNNDGESAMGYLDKHKHADCVKLLCEYGYREEEPPREMPVLDPSQEVLQNIRKLLEESINRVR